Proteins encoded together in one Actinomycetota bacterium window:
- a CDS encoding vitamin B12-dependent ribonucleotide reductase, whose translation MPLERIRKRDGSVVDFEAGKIEAAVRKAIEATGEGEAARAGELTERVVSKLEARFVEDIPTVEEVQDLVEEALIEEGLPRTAKAYILYRERRAEIRRTKDFIGVKDELKLTVNAVNVLKKRYLLKDEHGQVAETPDQMFRRVARAVARADLQYDPGADVAATEEEFYRVMVSLDYLPNSPTLMNAGTEVGQLSACFVIPVEDSIPGIFDAVKNMALVHKSGGGTGFSFSRLRPKGDVVQSTMGIASGPLSFMRIFDVTTEVIRQGGRRRGANMGILRCDHPDILDFIIAKDQDGFLANFNLSVGITDEFMQALEKDEVYFLRNPRSGAVTGSLHARDVFNLIVTQAWRTGDPGLVFLDTINRHNPTPHLGEIESTNPCGEQPLLPWESCNLGSVNLSNMVSGRRLDEERLRRTIRTAVHFLDNVIDINRWPLEETRRITLGNRKIGLGVMGFADCLLKMGVPYDSEEGLRLAEEIAAILEEESHFASGELARKRGNFPNYPGSIWEKKGMPMRNATTVTIAPTGTISIIAGCSSGIEPLFAISFVRNVIEGTRLMEINPVFEEAAREGGFYSNDLMMEIARSGTLQYAEGVPEEVRRVFVTAFDIAPEWHVRMQAAFQAHCDNAVSKTINFPSDASIDDIEEAYRLAYELGCKGITVYRYGSKREQVLYLGSDSMMRLLERPEYTIAESEYAGGCPTPLCFF comes from the coding sequence ATGCCCTTGGAGAGGATCCGCAAGCGGGACGGCTCGGTGGTGGACTTCGAGGCCGGCAAGATAGAAGCCGCGGTGCGCAAGGCCATCGAGGCCACGGGAGAGGGGGAGGCAGCGCGGGCCGGCGAGCTCACGGAGAGGGTGGTGTCCAAGCTCGAGGCCCGCTTCGTCGAGGACATCCCCACGGTGGAGGAGGTCCAGGACCTGGTGGAAGAGGCACTCATCGAGGAGGGGCTGCCCCGTACCGCTAAGGCCTACATCCTCTACCGCGAGAGGCGCGCGGAGATCAGGCGCACCAAGGACTTCATCGGCGTCAAGGACGAGCTGAAGCTCACGGTGAACGCCGTGAACGTGCTCAAGAAGCGCTACCTGCTCAAAGACGAGCACGGGCAGGTGGCGGAGACGCCCGACCAGATGTTCCGTAGGGTGGCGAGGGCGGTGGCCAGGGCGGACCTCCAATACGACCCCGGGGCCGACGTGGCGGCCACCGAGGAGGAGTTCTACCGCGTCATGGTATCCCTGGATTACCTTCCCAACTCCCCCACCCTCATGAACGCGGGCACGGAGGTGGGTCAGCTCTCGGCCTGTTTCGTCATCCCCGTGGAGGATTCCATCCCCGGCATCTTCGACGCGGTTAAGAACATGGCCCTGGTGCACAAGTCCGGCGGGGGCACGGGGTTCTCCTTCTCGCGCCTCCGTCCCAAGGGCGACGTGGTGCAGTCCACCATGGGCATCGCCTCCGGCCCCCTCTCCTTCATGCGCATCTTCGACGTCACCACGGAGGTGATCCGGCAGGGAGGCAGAAGGCGTGGCGCCAACATGGGCATCCTGCGCTGCGACCACCCCGACATCCTGGACTTCATCATCGCCAAGGACCAGGACGGCTTCCTCGCCAACTTCAACTTATCGGTGGGCATCACCGACGAGTTCATGCAGGCCTTGGAAAAGGACGAGGTCTATTTCCTGCGCAACCCCCGCAGCGGCGCCGTCACCGGCAGCCTGCACGCCCGGGACGTCTTCAACCTCATCGTCACCCAGGCCTGGCGCACCGGGGACCCCGGGCTGGTCTTCCTGGACACCATCAACCGCCACAACCCCACCCCTCACCTGGGAGAGATCGAGTCCACCAACCCCTGCGGGGAGCAGCCCCTGCTTCCCTGGGAGAGCTGCAACCTCGGCTCCGTCAACCTCTCCAACATGGTGAGCGGCAGGCGGCTGGACGAGGAGAGGCTGCGACGGACCATCCGCACCGCGGTGCACTTCCTGGACAACGTCATCGACATCAACCGCTGGCCCCTGGAGGAGACCCGCCGCATCACCCTGGGAAACCGCAAGATAGGGCTGGGGGTCATGGGCTTCGCGGACTGCCTGCTCAAGATGGGCGTCCCTTATGACTCCGAGGAAGGGCTGCGCCTGGCGGAGGAGATCGCCGCTATCCTCGAGGAGGAATCCCACTTCGCCAGCGGGGAACTGGCAAGGAAGCGCGGCAATTTCCCCAACTACCCCGGCTCTATCTGGGAGAAAAAGGGAATGCCCATGCGCAACGCCACCACCGTCACCATAGCGCCCACGGGCACCATCAGCATCATCGCGGGTTGCTCCTCGGGAATCGAGCCCCTCTTCGCCATCTCCTTCGTGCGCAACGTCATCGAGGGCACGCGGCTCATGGAGATCAACCCCGTCTTCGAGGAGGCGGCCAGGGAAGGGGGCTTCTACAGCAACGACCTCATGATGGAGATCGCCCGCAGCGGCACCCTGCAGTACGCCGAGGGAGTGCCAGAGGAGGTCAGGCGAGTCTTCGTCACCGCCTTCGACATCGCCCCGGAATGGCACGTGCGCATGCAGGCCGCCTTCCAGGCCCACTGCGACAACGCCGTCTCCAAGACCATCAACTTCCCCTCCGACGCCTCCATAGACGACATCGAGGAGGCCTACCGCCTCGCCTACGAGCTGGGGTGCAAGGGCATCACCGTATACCGCTACGGCAGCAAGCGCGAGCAGGTCCTCTACCTGGGGAGCGACTCCATGATGCGCCTGCTGGAGAGGCCGGAATACACCATCGCCGAGTCGGAGTACGCGGGCGGATGCCCCACCCCCCTCTGCTTCTTCTGA
- a CDS encoding response regulator transcription factor, whose translation MAEKTILVADDDPHIRRLIAELLSAEGYKVLLAEDGEAAMKICCEERPDLVILDIIMPKMDGMEVCRRLRDETAAPIVFLTAKDDITDLVSGLAIGGDDYITKPFKGAELIARVKAALRRADMVRDPTELEEYVSVGGLEIDRKRREISLDGRPVNLTQTEFDLLWLLASHRGTVFSRKDIVKALWGYEDPGISRTIDTHIARLRKKIERDSSNPEFIKTVTGVGYKFF comes from the coding sequence ATGGCGGAGAAGACCATCCTGGTGGCGGACGACGACCCGCACATCCGGCGCCTGATCGCCGAGCTCCTCTCGGCGGAGGGGTATAAGGTGCTGCTGGCCGAGGACGGCGAGGCGGCCATGAAGATATGCTGCGAAGAACGTCCGGACCTGGTGATCCTGGACATCATCATGCCCAAGATGGACGGTATGGAGGTCTGCCGCCGCCTGCGCGACGAGACCGCCGCCCCCATCGTCTTCCTCACCGCCAAAGACGACATCACCGACCTGGTGAGCGGGCTGGCCATAGGCGGAGACGACTATATCACCAAGCCCTTCAAGGGCGCGGAGCTGATCGCGCGCGTGAAGGCGGCCCTGCGCCGCGCGGATATGGTCAGGGACCCCACGGAACTGGAGGAGTACGTCTCCGTGGGCGGCCTGGAGATCGACCGCAAGCGGCGCGAGATATCCCTGGACGGAAGGCCGGTGAACCTCACCCAGACGGAATTCGACCTCCTGTGGCTGCTGGCCAGCCACCGGGGAACCGTCTTTTCGCGCAAGGACATCGTCAAGGCGCTGTGGGGTTACGAGGACCCGGGTATATCCCGCACCATCGACACCCATATCGCGCGCCTGCGCAAGAAGATCGAGCGCGACTCCTCCAACCCCGAGTTCATCAAGACGGTGACCGGCGTAGGCTACAAGTTCTTCTGA
- the pyrF gene encoding orotidine-5'-phosphate decarboxylase, with protein sequence MSVDAVGERLICALDCEDGAEAKAMVERLDGIVSFFKVGIILQAAAGREVVDHLLERGKRVFLDLKYYDIPETVERAVARAAALGVSFLTVHGNAAIIRGAVRGRGDAGLKLLAVTVLTSLDQEDIEDMGYGCRLEELVAHRVRKAREYGCDGVICSPREIETVRREAGGGFLVVTPGIRTELGEGEEHRRFAGPGEAMRRGADYIVVGRPITRAPDPARAALEIIEDMRAGLSA encoded by the coding sequence ATGAGCGTGGACGCCGTGGGAGAAAGGCTTATCTGCGCCCTGGACTGCGAGGACGGCGCGGAGGCGAAGGCCATGGTCGAGAGGCTGGACGGCATCGTGTCCTTCTTCAAGGTGGGGATCATCCTGCAGGCGGCGGCGGGGCGCGAGGTGGTCGATCACCTGCTCGAGAGGGGCAAGAGGGTGTTCCTGGACCTCAAGTACTACGACATCCCGGAGACGGTGGAGAGGGCGGTGGCGCGCGCGGCCGCCCTGGGGGTCTCCTTTCTCACCGTGCATGGGAACGCGGCCATCATCCGGGGTGCCGTGCGGGGCAGGGGAGACGCAGGCCTCAAGCTCCTCGCCGTGACCGTGCTCACCAGCCTGGATCAGGAGGATATCGAGGACATGGGGTACGGGTGCCGGCTCGAGGAGCTGGTGGCGCACAGGGTGAGGAAGGCCCGCGAATACGGCTGCGACGGCGTGATCTGCTCCCCCCGCGAGATCGAGACGGTGAGGAGGGAGGCGGGCGGGGGGTTCCTGGTGGTGACCCCGGGGATAAGGACGGAGCTCGGCGAGGGCGAGGAGCACAGGAGGTTCGCCGGCCCGGGCGAGGCCATGCGCCGGGGGGCGGATTATATCGTGGTGGGGAGGCCGATCACCCGGGCTCCGGATCCCGCACGCGCCGCCCTGGAGATCATCGAGGACATGAGAGCGGGGCTGTCGGCCTAG